A single region of the Pseudomonadota bacterium genome encodes:
- a CDS encoding Rid family hydrolase, translating into MFLPIIPDGASKPIAPYVHGAKTGDTLYVSGTLPIDAYGNSLHGDDIEAQTRHVIEQIIAVVEAAGGTRADIAYNMIFLKNKADYAAFNAVYSEFFGDNPPARYCIIADLVRDEFLVEVASVAYLGP; encoded by the coding sequence ATGTTTTTGCCGATCATTCCCGACGGCGCATCCAAACCCATTGCGCCCTATGTGCATGGCGCGAAGACTGGCGACACCCTCTATGTCTCCGGCACGCTGCCGATCGACGCCTATGGCAACAGTCTGCACGGCGACGATATCGAAGCGCAGACCCGCCATGTCATCGAACAGATCATCGCCGTCGTCGAGGCCGCCGGCGGCACCCGCGCCGACATCGCCTACAACATGATCTTCCTGAAGAACAAGGCGGACTACGCCGCGTTCAACGCGGTCTACTCCGAGTTCTTCGGCGACAACCCGCCGGCGCGTTACTGCATCATTGCCGATCTCGTGCGCGACGAGTTCCTGGTCGAAGTCGCGTCCGTCGCCTATCTCGGACCCTAG
- a CDS encoding methyltransferase domain-containing protein → MSSEHEIEYTEGFMDVMEMVWGDGFLSPGGKEEIALFLDGLDINGKDVLDIGSGCGGCDVVLVKDYGAGSVLGIDIEQPLMNRSIARAEREGLSDRISYKLVEPGPFPLADESFDVVFSKDAMIHIEDKHALFADVYRVLRPGGVFVASDWTRRDENDPGPEMQGWLDAVGLTFGMHSMPFYIDALEKAGFQDVSTRDRNDFLVDVLTADYQIFTDSGRSELEKRAGGDAEYYITMWGAAKAAAEVGELRPAHMRGFKPS, encoded by the coding sequence ATGAGCAGTGAACACGAGATCGAGTACACCGAAGGCTTCATGGATGTGATGGAGATGGTGTGGGGCGACGGTTTTCTGTCACCTGGTGGCAAAGAAGAAATCGCCCTCTTTCTGGACGGCCTCGATATCAACGGCAAGGACGTCCTGGACATCGGCTCCGGCTGTGGCGGCTGCGATGTCGTTCTGGTGAAGGACTACGGCGCCGGCAGTGTGCTGGGCATCGATATCGAGCAACCGCTGATGAACCGCAGCATTGCGCGCGCGGAACGCGAGGGGCTTTCGGACAGGATCAGCTACAAGCTCGTCGAGCCCGGACCGTTCCCGCTGGCCGACGAGAGCTTTGACGTCGTGTTCAGCAAGGACGCGATGATCCATATCGAGGACAAGCACGCCTTGTTCGCCGATGTCTACCGCGTGCTGCGCCCGGGCGGCGTTTTTGTCGCCAGCGACTGGACGCGCCGCGACGAAAATGATCCGGGACCGGAAATGCAAGGGTGGCTGGACGCCGTCGGCCTGACGTTCGGCATGCATTCGATGCCGTTCTACATCGATGCTCTAGAGAAGGCGGGTTTCCAAGATGTCTCAACGCGCGACCGCAACGATTTCCTGGTCGATGTCTTGACGGCCGACTACCAGATTTTCACAGACAGCGGTCGCAGCGAACTGGAAAAGCGCGCCGGGGGCGACGCCGAGTACTATATCACCATGTGGGGCGCTGCGAAGGCCGCCGCAGAGGTTGGTGAGCTTCGGCCCGCCCATATGCGTGGCTTCAAGCCGTCGTAA